The DNA region ACCATGTAGATCCTGTAGATCCAGGTTACAATAATTCACCTGATAACACCTCTCATCTGTTTGTTTGCAGATATAATGGCAGCTGAAGATTGGCCTGTTACATTGACCGCTTCCCCTTTTTCTTTCAggaggcaattatggatgggacaGAGATTGCAGTATCACCCCGCAGCTTACACAGCGAGCTGATGTGCCCCATCTGTCTGGACATGTTAAAGAACACCATGACGACAAAGGAGTGTCTACACCGCTTCTGCTCAGACTGTATCGTCACTGCCCTCCGCAGCGGGTATGGGGCAGTTGTGTGTGGTTGTGCATGCATTTGTGTATGTGCACATGATTAGTGTGTATAACCTCTCTGGTGGCTTGGCAATCAAATGCACCTTCATCCAGTATCTGTAGGATCTTTGAGTCAAGCTAACTAACTAAAATGCCAAATGTTTCGTGAGCAAGGATTAATGAGCTGTTACTAGTGTGATTTTTCAGATTTCAGATCTGAACACTCTTGTGATTCTGTCTCACTGGTCACTCCTAGAAGTGGGACCTTGACTATCCAGTATCTGGTTATGCCCTAAAGCAGCCTGCTGGTTTATTACTAAAGACTGTTTCTAATCAGACTTACTGAGAATGTGCAGTCATGCTGCAGCAGTTCACTCTCAGGTACTTAGACTGCAACTCAGTATACTTCAGCAGGAGTTACAGCACCACTCAGAGATGGGATCAGTTATTGCAGCAATCACTGCTTTTCACAAATGGAAAGAGGGACAGAATGTGAAAGAAGAACTTGTATTCTGCACTGTGGTGCTATTCACATCCTAAAgctatctcaaagcactttatacCTGGATTCTTTTGAAGTATCATCACTGTTCCGTAGGGAATTGCAGCAGTTATTTTGTGCATTGCAAGTTCCGAGAGATTGAAATGTCCACCTAATCTGCTTTGTTCTTTGCTGAGGGAATCGTGGTTAACTAAGGCAGTAGGGCAACTTGCTGCATTTGATCATATGACATTATGGTCCCATTCTTGTGTTTCTTATCATGTAAAGTATCATTTAAGTGTCAAAGcacttaaatctgtgttctctggttaTCGGTCCTTCAGGAATCACTTTCCATGCTCCATCTTTAAATTTTTTTCTCCCTGACCGCAATAACTCGTGGAACCTCAGCCATTTGTCAGTGTTCCACCAACGTGAgtcctgtcagtgagtgtgagactgtTTGATGGAAAAAGGCATCACAGCCAGGTCTGATTCTTTGAGTGGTGTCTGCATCTAGTGCTCTCAACTTATGTATCAGGGTGATAAAATGTAGCCTAAATGACCTCCTATTCTAGCCCAGCAATGTGCCAGCACGAGGCAGATTTATGCTGTGGACCCATTGTTCACAAGGAACCAGAATTGAGACTTGACAACACTTATTCCTGTGAAGTCCTTTCTAGTATGGATTAACACCCATGTGAAACGTCAGTACCCAACACACTCAATTGTTTTGCTTTCTGAGCTTCATGTTTTTTAAACATTCATTTTTCCTCTGTCTACATTATTAACAAGTGACCTCTTCCCTGATTTTATGTTCTCCTTTATTAGGCACCCAatgcatacatgtgtgtgtgtgtgcgcgcgcaggcGATTAATTATCATTGTTGTTTGTTTTTTCTGTTTTATCATTTTTTCTATGGAATTATCTTTGTCCTGGATCTCATGCTGCAGCTAAGTGTTGCTGTTCCAGGCTGGCTTATATACTTCTCCTTGTATGCTGAACTAATATATTTTTGCTGCTTTTGTTTAGGAACAAAGAATGTCCCACGTGTCGAAAGAAGCTGGTGTCTAAACGATCACTCCGACCAGATCCAAATTTTGATGCACTGATCTGTAAGATCTATCCCAGCAGGGATGAATACGAGGCACACCAAGACCGTGTCCTGGCACGATTGAGCAGGCTGCATAACCAGCAGGCCCTAAGCAGCAGCATTGAGGAAGGGCTGAAAATGCAGGCCATGCACAGGTAATGAGCTTGATTTGAATGCTAGGCGGTGCTTATCATTCCCACAGCTCCACCATTGAATCCCTCCAGTCAGGTTTCTGCTTCTGCTGCAGTACTAAAATGGCCAATGTTAAGGTCACAAATGAAGTCTTATGTGATTGGTAAACTTTCGTTCTTCATTTCTGTTGGCCTGTCTTTAGCCTTTTACACATTGACCAGGCCTTCTCATTCCATTGCCCAGCTGGGTGCGACTGAGCTTGGCTAGTTCTGTTCCTATCTGTCCAGTTGTAGTCAGCGAATCTCCTGTGAATGGCTTCTCCTTTGTCTCCTGACCCCCAAGGACCTATCCTTGGTTTTTTCTCATTTCTCACCGATGTGCTGGCCCTtggtgacatcatctgaaaacacatgTCAGGTTCCACGTGTATATTAGAACGGCACCCAGCTCTGCCTCATGCCATAAGCTCCCTTGAACCCTCTGCCTATGGTTTGTCATGCTGTGTGCGACTTCGACTATTGGATGAGCAGAGATTTCCTCTAGTTAAATATGTTAGAAGGCCAAAGGGAGTGGCCCCAAACTCTGTTTTCTAGCCTCTGACTTCATCCACCATCCTGCCCTCTGTCTGAATCTGAACTGGATAATTTGCAACCTTAGCAACTAATGATGAGGTTCTTTCCCCATATTCTTTCCACCTCCATAATCATGCCTGTCTCAACCCCTTATTCATCAGCCCGTCCGTTGCTGAGCTCCTCTGAACTCTCCTTTTCCAGTGTTGAACTGGGCGGTCTCCCAACCATCCATGAATTTCTTTTCATCCAAAGCTTTGATGCTTCTGGCCTATCTCTCAGAAAGACCCATTCACCCAGCACCTCTGAACACCAGCCTGCATTGATTCTCACTTCGGCAGCCCTTCAGATTTAAAGTTCTCaaccttgtgttcaaatcccttcaCGGCTTTGCCCTTTCATATATTTGCAGCCCCCCCCCGACCTTGCAACCCTCCAAGATTtctctgctcctccaattctggcctcttgcacgtcCTATGTTTCCATTGCCCCCGAGAGATGGTCATGGATTCAACCAAGTATGCCTCAAGGTTTGGAATTCTTCCCACCTCACTCGTCCTTTAAGCCTGTTCTAATATCGATTGCACACCAGTGTAGGGGCTCAGGATGCTTTCATATGTTCAGGTGctacatgaatgcaagttgtcTTTGCAAGGTTCAACAAAGGGTCCTGCATTCCAAGAAGTTCAAGAGTGAAAGGAAAAAGCCAAAAATTGTTCTGATATAGGCTTATAAAAATCAGGAGATTCTGAAGCTTGCAGGAAGGGTTGAGAAAAAAGGCTCACGAAGATATGAAAGGCTTGAGGTGGAATTGAAAAATGTACGTGGTCCAATATTTGATTCACATTAAAGGAAGTAGTCATGAGGAAAAGAATCAGAAAACAGTTCAGTTTACAAGTTAGATTCCGAACCCCATTGCTCATTATTAGTCAGTATTCTGAGTCAAAGTATGTACTTTATCAGGAAATGTCTCCAAATTCAAATTACTGCCTTACCTGTAGATTCAGTTGCAGCAAGCGTTCATTTTTCTATTGTTGTTTAGTTCTTGAAATGTAATCTTGGGGGTAATTGCATTTTAAGTGTATTGCTCTGGAATTCCCATGTCTGCTATTTGAGTTGAAGCATTGTTATTTTAAAGCGTGAACACATTTGTAAAAACAGAGGGGAATTTCTGACACTAAATATTTGTGCTCGTATCTCATTGTGTAACTTCACGTCCATAGTATTTTCGGTGGGCACAATGTAGGGCCTTTGTGAAGATGACATTTTGTGACCTTGAGATTGCAGTATTAATTTCCCTGTATTTCTTGAAGATGGGTGATTCTTACTGCCTTTCAGGACCTCTGATCAGATGTGGACCTGAGAGGCTCTGAAGCCTCTCGTTTCCCCATTATTCTGTCTGAGATAAAATATGCAGTACGCTGACCAAACCTGGAATGTTTCTGGACTATGACTTAGTTCTAAACTGCATAGACTAATGGACTAGCAGAGATCTTGGGTCACCACCAGGTTACTTTTTGTCAGGTAATTTGATGCTTTGTTGAGGATTCTAGAGCACTGTTCTTGTCAGATGACTACATTCACCCTCTTATGTAGTTGGAAGCACATACATTTTAAACATGCTTCCCATTCTCCCCCTCCACTTCCTTTTTTCCCTCTTACCGCCACCATTTCCTCTTTGTAGAGCTCAGCGAGTAAGGAAGGCGCAGCACGAATCAGACAACACCACTTTCAGTGGAGGTGAGGACAACTGCGACAGCCGCTCTCACGTCAGCAACGTGTCAATgcacagcaatcaggaggccggtcCGAGTCGCAAGCGCTCCAAAGCTTCCGACGACTCCTGTCCCGATCTGGATAACTCTCGGGAAGGGGCTGGGAGCCCAGATGTTGGGGTGGACTCGTGCAGTGAAATTGAACTGGTCTTCAGACCTCACCCAGTGCTGGTGGAAAAAGATGAATATTCACAAACAAGGTATGAGAATGCAGCCTGTGCAGATAGAAGTCCAAGTTACAAGTGTTAAGCTCCAGTGCATGTCTGTAAAATGTGATGGAAATCTTCAGCAGATTGATGTGTCAATGTGATAGCTTCTGTTCTGGCCCAGTTGCAAGCTGCTGTTTGCA from Mustelus asterias chromosome 8, sMusAst1.hap1.1, whole genome shotgun sequence includes:
- the LOC144496964 gene encoding E3 ubiquitin-protein ligase RING2-B-like isoform X1, whose translation is MAAPVNTQNPSKTWELSLYELHRTPQVSKTGQLSLYELHRTPQEAIMDGTEIAVSPRSLHSELMCPICLDMLKNTMTTKECLHRFCSDCIVTALRSGNKECPTCRKKLVSKRSLRPDPNFDALICKIYPSRDEYEAHQDRVLARLSRLHNQQALSSSIEEGLKMQAMHRAQRVRKAQHESDNTTFSGGEDNCDSRSHVSNVSMHSNQEAGPSRKRSKASDDSCPDLDNSREGAGSPDVGVDSCSEIELVFRPHPVLVEKDEYSQTRYVKTTANATVDHLSKYLALRIALEEQQKSIGNNPVSLEEVSEKQYTIYITTSGGQFTTLNGSLTLELVNEKYWKVSKPLELYYAPTKEQK
- the LOC144496964 gene encoding E3 ubiquitin-protein ligase RING2-A-like isoform X2, which encodes MAAPVNTQNPSKTWELSLYELHRTPQEAIMDGTEIAVSPRSLHSELMCPICLDMLKNTMTTKECLHRFCSDCIVTALRSGNKECPTCRKKLVSKRSLRPDPNFDALICKIYPSRDEYEAHQDRVLARLSRLHNQQALSSSIEEGLKMQAMHRAQRVRKAQHESDNTTFSGGEDNCDSRSHVSNVSMHSNQEAGPSRKRSKASDDSCPDLDNSREGAGSPDVGVDSCSEIELVFRPHPVLVEKDEYSQTRYVKTTANATVDHLSKYLALRIALEEQQKSIGNNPVSLEEVSEKQYTIYITTSGGQFTTLNGSLTLELVNEKYWKVSKPLELYYAPTKEQK